cttattacatgggacttataacacacatggtgaaaagtgggtgtgcatagtatagtggcattaagtgtggtaatgtgcacctctgcctacctcttcggggataaaaagcgtgacattGTGTATCTTAGGGATTCATCCATAGTTATTTGTAGTACAAGCATATtagttttgtttacaatacAGGCCTAGAGCTAGCTTATAGGTAAAACTGTTCATCTTCTAAACAATTATTACTTAAGttgtaaatgttttaacaaTGCGGTTTACATATCCTCGCTTATTAGATTAGAGCTGAATTTATATTACCTGTAGTCATAATAATCCGCATACTCTGCAAGGGTTAGGCCTTCGTGCAACATTTTGCAATGTCCTTTGTCAATCATATGCCCTCGCACAGCCTCCATGGAGTAAAATGTTCGGCCAGTATCATTACACCAGATGCACATGTATCCCTGTGATATCTGTGAAGTAGATGacaatttttgtttatgtgCAAATATAAATGTACCCACTAAGTTTTAGGtaacattaaattatagttctttttagtatattaattatAGAAAGTCATGTACAAAGGCTATTAGTGTACTCTACATACAACTATTTCTTTAGGAATTTATGTatactacattttttatttatttattaaggtagGTATAACAGCTTATTTACAATAATCATTTTAGGTTTGAGTTAAAAGAATATGAAGTGTGATGTAAACTAGTCCTTATAAGAAGGTATTCAAGTTGGAATCACTTCAGGttaaaaaatagtaacaaataggtataatatCTTATAAGAATCATGTGAAACAATGAGTGTAACCTTACCTTTTCTCCCAAATACAGAAGAAgttctttaatattaatacagtACTCTACGTCTGGTATGAAGAATGAATGGGCCTCAGACATGTGCTTGAGATTCTTGACTATGTTCTTACTATGATGGCCACAGAACAGACAATCCCGAGGCTTGATCAGAGAGTCACTGCCCTTGATACGACATTCCTCCCACTCATCCGAGTCAAGCTAGAACATTTAttagaatattacaaaaaataaacaaatggattcatataagaaaaatattagatttagtTAGATCACAATTTTTAAAATCCATGGTAATGACAAAGCAAAAAAGTATCATAATGTTAAAAGTGATAagattaatatttgaataatataatagttgTTAAACACCATTGCacaatacaatgaaatatttgtatattatgaaTAATCCATCTCCACAAGTAACATACCTCTTCAATTTCGGAATCTGTTTCTATGTCCTCGTCTCCGGAGTCGTCGGcagaaacaataacaaacttacTAGGATCCTTGGAAACATTAGCACTAGGCTCAACCTTTACAAAACTATCCGTATCAGAATGACCGCTTTCACCTTCCTCTTCTTTCTTTTCTACATACCGCTCCTCAGATAATTTGTGTTTCTTACTATTCAAATGATTGTCAAAGGCATTTTTGGTATTAAATAACTTGGAACAATACTTGCAGTACTGCGATTCATCGCGGCTTACATTCTGACTCTGTTCTCTGTGCTCCTTTACCCGCTGCTCAAACTCTTCCAGAGTAACAGGCGGTATTGAAGCAACCTTCCTTTTCAAATTATACCTGTGCCAGTCCTGTTTATAATGTTCACGTTGTAATTCAGGCGTTTTGAACATCACCTGGCAGGTTATGCAAGTAAAGGTATCAGGCATTGTTACAATTATATTTCACACGATTTACAATAATGATGTATCACAGCCGATTGAACACTAGAATTGAATTGTCAAGacttattaattagattttaatggGAAATTGAAGAATGATTTAAAACGATAAGATGAACGAAAAACGTACAAATACGCACATAGATTGAAGGCCCACTAGTGATGCTATTAATGACACAAAAACATTTGGACTCGTAACAACTCGACTATTTTACAGACAGCAAactaaagattatttttcttgagattaatagatattaattttgtcGCCTAGAGGGAATGATAAGGACTGTCTAATGTCAGACTACTAACCAAAAATCGGCCCGCTGTGTCCCACTTCCATTTCACACCATTGATGCAAGGGTGTGGGTACCACATTCTCGCCTTCTTACGCAGCCCTCGAACTTATAGTGACCTGTCTTGCTAGGCCCCACCATATCCTCACCTCATGCTCTCTTGATTCGATTTTGAAACAGCAGCGAGAGACCTACTAGATActcgactaaaatactagcATAGTGCAGACTAAACATTAGTGTAGAGGAGTGACAGTGACGTTTGTCTCAAGTGACATTGACAATCATGTGAATCATCCACatcgctcaaaaaaaaaaccaataacatTAGTGACATTTGTTGAACTGTAAAGTGCCGATTGGATctactaattttattagtttactgactttaattaacataattatacaacgATGGAAGTCTAATCGCCATGAGCATAG
The genomic region above belongs to Spodoptera frugiperda isolate SF20-4 chromosome 12, AGI-APGP_CSIRO_Sfru_2.0, whole genome shotgun sequence and contains:
- the LOC118262323 gene encoding cytoplasmic 60S subunit biogenesis factor ZNF622 — translated: MPDTFTCITCQVMFKTPELQREHYKQDWHRYNLKRKVASIPPVTLEEFEQRVKEHREQSQNVSRDESQYCKYCSKLFNTKNAFDNHLNSKKHKLSEERYVEKKEEEGESGHSDTDSFVKVEPSANVSKDPSKFVIVSADDSGDEDIETDSEIEELDSDEWEECRIKGSDSLIKPRDCLFCGHHSKNIVKNLKHMSEAHSFFIPDVEYCINIKELLLYLGEKISQGYMCIWCNDTGRTFYSMEAVRGHMIDKGHCKMLHEGLTLAEYADYYDYSSSYPDHKEDEEEEDGMDVDDEVEAPATLQGDDFQLVLPSGVVVGHRSLMKYYKQNLSQNSQALVKKSDRKLHRLLGVYRALGWAPKEQALAAKKARDIHFMKRVQAKWQMKMSLKNNKFQKHYRAQVNF